In the genome of Gemmatimonadaceae bacterium, one region contains:
- a CDS encoding nucleotide sugar dehydrogenase has product MTGSSMKDVLLAKIKDRTACVGVVGLGYVGLPLAVEFAKAGFRVIGYDLSERVVTQLNEGGSHIQDVPSAEVARELESGRFEATTDESRLAEMDVVLIAVPTPLSKTRDPDMTFVLASSDAIARNCRPGMLVILESTTYPGTTRELMQPKLEENGLIVGEDIFLAFSPERVDPGNKVWNTKNTPKVVGGITQACTEVAVALYAACLDTVVPVSSSETAELTKLLENTFRAVNIAMVNEMAMVCDRLGVNVWEVVEAAATKPFGYMKFLPGPGIGGHCIPLDPHYLAWKMRTLNYKTRFIDLASEINSEMPAMVAEKVSRALNDDRKSVNGSRVLVLGVAYKRDIDDVRESPALDVIRLLELDGADVVYHDPYVPMIREDGHARMGVELTDKELERADAVVIITDHSSVDYQRVLDLASVIVDTRNVTARLNSAKGRIISLSSTPSFVNG; this is encoded by the coding sequence ATGACCGGTTCTTCCATGAAGGATGTCCTGCTCGCCAAGATCAAGGACAGGACTGCGTGCGTTGGAGTAGTGGGCCTGGGATACGTCGGTCTTCCGCTCGCTGTAGAGTTTGCCAAAGCTGGTTTCCGGGTGATCGGCTACGACCTCAGCGAGCGCGTCGTGACGCAGCTCAACGAGGGCGGGTCCCACATTCAGGACGTGCCAAGCGCCGAAGTCGCCCGCGAGCTCGAATCCGGAAGATTCGAGGCTACCACCGACGAAAGCCGGCTCGCGGAGATGGATGTCGTGCTGATCGCGGTTCCCACGCCGCTGAGCAAGACGCGCGACCCTGACATGACTTTCGTGCTCGCGTCCTCCGACGCGATCGCGCGCAATTGCCGACCGGGTATGCTGGTAATCCTCGAGAGTACGACCTATCCCGGTACCACTCGGGAGCTGATGCAGCCGAAGCTCGAGGAGAACGGACTCATCGTCGGCGAGGACATCTTCCTCGCGTTCAGCCCCGAGCGGGTCGATCCCGGCAACAAGGTCTGGAATACGAAGAACACGCCCAAGGTCGTGGGCGGAATAACACAGGCCTGCACCGAGGTAGCGGTCGCGCTGTACGCCGCCTGTCTGGACACGGTGGTTCCGGTTTCCAGCTCCGAGACCGCGGAGCTCACCAAGCTGCTCGAGAACACCTTCCGCGCGGTCAACATCGCCATGGTGAACGAGATGGCGATGGTATGTGACAGACTGGGTGTGAACGTCTGGGAGGTAGTCGAGGCCGCGGCCACGAAGCCGTTCGGGTACATGAAATTCCTGCCCGGTCCCGGGATAGGCGGGCATTGCATCCCGCTCGACCCGCACTACCTCGCCTGGAAGATGCGCACGCTGAACTACAAGACCCGCTTCATCGATCTCGCCAGCGAGATAAACAGCGAGATGCCGGCGATGGTCGCGGAGAAGGTGTCGCGCGCGCTGAACGACGACCGGAAGTCGGTCAACGGCAGCCGCGTGCTGGTCCTGGGCGTCGCCTACAAGCGCGACATCGACGACGTGCGGGAAAGTCCCGCGCTCGACGTCATTCGCCTGCTCGAGCTCGACGGCGCCGACGTCGTGTATCACGATCCCTACGTGCCGATGATCCGCGAAGACGGCCACGCCAGGATGGGTGTGGAGCTCACGGACAAGGAGCTAGAGCGCGCGGACGCGGTGGTGATCATCACCGATCACAGCTCGGTGGATTACCAGCGCGTGCTCGACCTCGCGTCGGTCATCGTCGACACGCGCAACGTTACCGCGCGACTCAACTCGGCGAAGGGAAGAATCATCTCCCTTTCGTCCACGCCTTCATTCGTCAACGGCTGA
- a CDS encoding DegT/DnrJ/EryC1/StrS family aminotransferase, which produces MRSLKVPREKVSPPTTRPDMAVPLLDLRAQHEGIRDEVVAAVLAVVERQGFILGEPVAELEQSVARLSNTKHAIGCANGTDAILLALRALDVGRGDEVITTPFTFFATAGAIHNVGATPVFADIDQDTFNISPQAAASALTSKSKAVIPVDLFGQMAPIDAVAAALPSLPIIEDAAQAIGARRRIGDAWVRAGEKATIGTFSFFPSKNLGGYGDGGMMVTQRDDLADRLRRLRVHGGSRTYFHEEVGYNSRLDALQAAVLAAKLPHLEDWSAARRRNAAYYNEAFADLAEVATPVIDERNESIYNQYTIRVPRRDALLEHLKARQIGAAIYYPLPLHLQPCFSYLGYAEGAFPVAEAAAKEVISLPVFPELTAAQLDEVVESVRSFFQQ; this is translated from the coding sequence ATGCGATCTTTAAAGGTTCCCCGCGAGAAAGTCTCTCCTCCGACGACCCGCCCCGACATGGCAGTTCCGTTGCTCGATCTGCGAGCGCAGCATGAGGGCATCCGCGACGAGGTCGTCGCGGCGGTGCTGGCCGTCGTCGAGCGGCAGGGATTCATCCTGGGCGAGCCGGTAGCGGAGCTGGAGCAGAGCGTCGCGCGGCTGTCGAACACGAAGCACGCGATCGGGTGCGCCAACGGGACCGACGCGATTCTGCTCGCCCTGCGCGCGCTGGACGTGGGCCGCGGCGACGAGGTGATCACCACGCCATTCACGTTCTTCGCGACTGCGGGCGCGATTCACAACGTCGGCGCGACGCCCGTGTTCGCGGACATAGATCAGGACACGTTCAACATCTCGCCGCAGGCGGCGGCGTCGGCGCTCACGTCTAAATCGAAGGCCGTTATTCCGGTGGATCTTTTCGGCCAGATGGCGCCGATCGACGCCGTGGCGGCCGCGCTCCCCTCGCTGCCGATCATCGAGGACGCCGCGCAGGCAATCGGCGCGCGCCGCAGGATCGGGGATGCCTGGGTTCGCGCGGGAGAGAAGGCTACGATCGGCACGTTCAGCTTCTTCCCGTCCAAGAACCTCGGCGGGTACGGCGACGGCGGGATGATGGTCACGCAGCGGGACGATCTCGCCGACCGATTGCGCCGGCTGCGCGTGCACGGCGGGAGCCGCACGTACTTTCACGAAGAGGTCGGCTACAACAGCCGGCTGGACGCGCTGCAGGCGGCGGTGCTCGCCGCGAAGCTCCCTCACCTCGAGGACTGGAGCGCGGCGCGGCGGCGCAACGCGGCGTACTACAACGAGGCCTTTGCCGACCTGGCGGAAGTGGCCACGCCGGTGATCGACGAGCGAAACGAGTCGATCTACAATCAGTACACCATTCGCGTGCCGCGGCGGGATGCGCTGCTGGAACATCTCAAGGCGCGGCAGATCGGAGCGGCGATCTACTATCCGCTGCCGCTGCACCTGCAGCCGTGCTTTTCCTACCTCGGGTACGCCGAGGGCGCGTTTCCGGTGGCGGAGGCGGCCGCGAAGGAAGTCATCTCGCTGCCCGTGTTTCCCGAATTGACTGCCGCGCAGCTCGACGAAGTCGTCGAGTCCGTGCGTTCATTTTTCCAACAGTAG
- a CDS encoding Gfo/Idh/MocA family oxidoreductase, translating to MTASEFRVGVVGCGRISANHFGAIRKVDGLRLVAVCDAVEERARTAGEAQGVPWFTSLEKMLAGAEIDVVVIATPSGLHPEHGIVAARAGKHVITEKPMAISLAGADELVRACDEAGVHLFVVKQNRLNPPVQLLKRAIDKGRFGRIYLINTTVRWSRPQEYYDQAPWRGTWKYDGGAFMNQASHYVDLVQWLGGPVESVVAKTATLARRIETEDTGVAVLQFANGALGTIEVTMLTYPKNMEGSVTVLGERGTAKIGGTAVNRIEHWDFAEVDPDDALVGAANTDPPSVYGFGHEGYYRNVLAVLRGQAEPDTDGREGRKSLELILGIYESARTGKEVSLPLRERS from the coding sequence GTGACCGCCTCCGAGTTCAGAGTCGGCGTCGTCGGGTGCGGAAGGATCAGCGCCAATCATTTTGGGGCGATCCGGAAGGTTGACGGCCTCCGGCTCGTCGCCGTCTGCGATGCGGTCGAAGAACGCGCGCGCACCGCCGGCGAGGCCCAGGGCGTGCCCTGGTTCACGTCGCTCGAGAAGATGCTGGCGGGCGCCGAAATCGACGTTGTGGTGATCGCCACTCCGTCCGGCCTTCATCCCGAGCACGGCATCGTTGCGGCGAGGGCGGGGAAGCACGTGATCACGGAGAAGCCGATGGCGATCTCGCTGGCCGGCGCCGACGAGCTCGTGCGCGCGTGCGACGAAGCCGGCGTGCACCTGTTCGTGGTGAAGCAGAACCGGTTGAACCCGCCCGTGCAGCTGCTGAAGCGCGCGATCGACAAGGGGCGGTTCGGTCGCATCTATCTCATCAACACGACGGTGCGCTGGAGCCGGCCGCAGGAGTATTACGACCAGGCGCCGTGGCGCGGGACATGGAAGTACGACGGCGGCGCGTTCATGAACCAGGCATCGCATTACGTCGATCTGGTGCAATGGCTCGGCGGGCCGGTCGAGAGCGTAGTGGCCAAGACGGCGACGCTGGCGCGCAGGATCGAGACGGAGGATACCGGCGTCGCCGTGCTGCAATTCGCCAACGGCGCGCTCGGCACGATTGAGGTCACCATGTTGACGTACCCGAAGAACATGGAAGGATCGGTCACCGTCCTCGGCGAGCGGGGAACCGCGAAGATCGGCGGCACGGCTGTGAACCGGATCGAGCACTGGGACTTCGCCGAAGTGGATCCCGACGACGCGCTGGTGGGCGCGGCGAACACGGATCCGCCGAGCGTGTACGGCTTCGGCCACGAGGGTTATTACCGGAACGTGCTGGCGGTGCTGCGCGGGCAGGCCGAGCCCGACACCGACGGCCGGGAGGGGCGGAAATCTCTCGAGCTGATTCTCGGCATTTACGAGTCGGCGCGGACCGGAAAAGAGGTCTCGCTGCCGTTGCGAGAGCGGAGCTAG
- a CDS encoding DapH/DapD/GlmU-related protein, translated as MARADSRHGDGLMGEPFIHESAYVDEGAEIGVGTRIWHFCHVMSGAVIGERCSLGQNVVVMSGVKIGDNVKIQNNVSVYEGVELEDDVFCGPSMVFTNVINPRSHVPRKDEYRRTLVKRGASIGANATIVCGVTLGEYCFVGAGAVVTGDVQPYALAVGVPARRTGWVCQCGVQLPRGDAPECTACGSRYVVRGDQLTAA; from the coding sequence ATGGCACGCGCTGATTCCCGCCACGGTGACGGCCTGATGGGCGAGCCCTTCATCCACGAGTCCGCGTACGTCGACGAGGGCGCCGAGATCGGGGTCGGGACCCGGATCTGGCACTTCTGCCACGTGATGTCCGGGGCGGTGATCGGCGAGCGGTGCTCGCTCGGCCAGAACGTGGTGGTGATGTCCGGCGTGAAGATCGGCGACAACGTCAAGATTCAGAACAACGTCTCGGTGTACGAGGGCGTGGAGCTGGAGGACGACGTCTTCTGCGGTCCGTCCATGGTGTTCACCAACGTGATCAACCCGCGCAGCCACGTGCCGCGCAAGGACGAGTACCGCCGGACGCTGGTGAAGCGCGGCGCCAGCATCGGCGCGAACGCGACGATCGTGTGCGGGGTGACGCTGGGCGAGTATTGCTTCGTGGGAGCGGGCGCGGTGGTTACCGGTGATGTGCAGCCGTACGCGCTGGCGGTCGGCGTTCCCGCCCGGCGGACGGGCTGGGTGTGCCAGTGCGGGGTGCAGCTCCCTCGCGGGGACGCGCCCGAGTGCACTGCCTGCGGGTCGAGGTACGTCGTGCGCGGCGATCAGCTCACTGCTGCGTGA
- the carB gene encoding carbamoyl-phosphate synthase large subunit, protein MPKRTDLKRILIVGSGPIVIGQGAEFDYSGTQAVKALKEEGYEVILVNSNPATIMTDPEFADRTYIEPVTPEFVALVIEKERPDALLPTMGGQTALNVAMKLSENGVLEKFGVELIGADARAITMAEDRGEFGDAMRRIGLAVPQGAIAHTLDEALEVAERTGFPSIIRPAFTLGGSGGGIAYNRDEFEAIVRRGLDLSPVSQVLIERSVIGWKEFELEVMRDVDDNVVIVCSIENVDPMGVHTGDSITVAPAMTLTDREYQTMRDAAVAIIREIGVAAGGCNIQFAVNPVDGEMLVIEMNPRVSRSSALASKATGFPIARIGAKLAVGYRLDEIPNDITRTTPASFEPVLDYVVVKCPRFAFEKFAAADPRLTTQMKSVGESMAIGRTFKEALQKGLRALETGRPGWEIGRTLSDDRVADDTDEALRGALRQPTPERIFQIKRALFEGFSVEELREMTGIDPWFLSQMAELVEAEKEFAALESARAEDIRRMKRMGFSDVQLARLRGTTEIEFRAQRWAHGVRPVYKMVDTCAGEFPSATPYLYSTYDDESEAPPSGRRSIVILGSGPNRIGQGVEFDYCCVRAALALREQGIETIMINSNPETVSTDFDISDKLYFEPLTLEDVLEIVDREQPEGVIVQLGGQTPLKLTRPLEAAGVKILGTSPDSIDIAEDRRRFDAIARELGLRQPPNGTATSVDEAAEIAGRIGYPVLVRPSYVLGGRAMEIVYDEPSLRDYFDRAARVSEERPVLIDLFLEDAFEADVDAISDGTRVVIGGIMQHIEDAGIHSGDSACVLPPYLIGEADLDTMREQTVALALALGVVGLINVQFAIRGGVVYVLEVNPRGSRTIPFVSKTIGVPLASIAARAMAGETLDEIGLHEEIVPPYVSVKEAVFPFAKFREFDPILGPEMRSTGEVMGIANSFGAAFAKAQLAADNELPTGGSMFLTVNDSDKTGVTPIARRFHEMGFELWATAGTARHLRKRGIPCGDVFKVHEGRPHAIDLIVNGEVQLLINTPFGKHAQRDDYTIRQAAIAHHVPYTTTLSAANAACDAILSLRSRAPEVRSLQEWHALIPATVTA, encoded by the coding sequence ATGCCAAAGCGCACCGATCTAAAGCGCATCCTCATAGTCGGCTCCGGCCCCATCGTCATCGGGCAGGGGGCCGAGTTCGACTACTCGGGCACGCAGGCGGTGAAGGCGCTGAAGGAGGAGGGCTACGAGGTCATCCTCGTGAACTCCAATCCGGCGACGATCATGACCGATCCCGAGTTCGCGGATCGGACGTACATAGAGCCCGTGACGCCGGAGTTCGTCGCGCTGGTGATCGAGAAGGAGCGGCCGGACGCGCTGCTCCCGACCATGGGCGGGCAGACGGCGCTGAACGTCGCGATGAAGCTGTCCGAGAACGGCGTGCTGGAGAAGTTCGGCGTCGAGCTGATCGGCGCCGACGCCCGCGCGATCACCATGGCGGAGGACCGCGGCGAGTTCGGCGACGCGATGCGCCGGATCGGGCTCGCCGTCCCGCAGGGAGCAATCGCCCACACGCTCGACGAGGCGCTAGAGGTGGCGGAACGCACGGGCTTCCCCTCCATCATCCGGCCGGCATTCACCCTCGGCGGCAGCGGCGGCGGCATCGCGTACAACCGCGACGAGTTCGAGGCGATCGTGCGGCGCGGGCTCGACCTCTCGCCCGTGAGCCAGGTCCTGATCGAGCGCAGCGTCATCGGCTGGAAGGAGTTCGAGCTCGAGGTGATGCGCGACGTGGACGACAACGTCGTGATCGTCTGCTCCATCGAGAACGTCGACCCGATGGGAGTGCACACCGGCGACTCGATCACCGTGGCGCCGGCGATGACGCTCACGGACCGGGAATATCAGACGATGCGCGACGCGGCCGTCGCCATCATTCGCGAGATCGGCGTCGCGGCCGGCGGGTGCAACATCCAGTTCGCGGTGAATCCGGTGGACGGCGAGATGCTGGTCATCGAGATGAACCCGCGCGTCTCACGCTCCTCGGCGCTGGCGTCGAAGGCCACCGGATTCCCCATCGCGCGGATCGGCGCCAAGCTCGCCGTGGGCTACCGCCTCGACGAGATCCCCAACGACATCACCAGGACCACGCCCGCGTCGTTCGAGCCGGTGCTCGATTACGTAGTGGTGAAGTGTCCGCGATTCGCGTTCGAGAAGTTCGCCGCCGCCGACCCGCGGCTCACGACGCAGATGAAATCGGTCGGCGAGTCAATGGCCATCGGCCGCACGTTCAAGGAAGCGCTGCAGAAGGGACTGCGCGCGCTGGAGACGGGGCGTCCGGGCTGGGAGATCGGGCGAACGCTGTCCGACGACCGGGTCGCCGACGACACGGACGAGGCCTTGCGCGGCGCGCTGCGGCAGCCGACGCCGGAGCGGATCTTCCAGATCAAGCGCGCGCTCTTCGAGGGATTCTCCGTCGAGGAGCTGCGCGAGATGACGGGAATCGATCCGTGGTTCCTGTCGCAGATGGCGGAGCTGGTCGAGGCGGAGAAGGAATTCGCGGCGCTGGAATCCGCCAGGGCCGAAGACATCCGGCGCATGAAGCGCATGGGCTTCTCCGACGTACAGCTCGCGCGCCTGCGCGGCACGACCGAGATCGAGTTCAGGGCGCAGCGGTGGGCGCACGGCGTCCGCCCCGTGTACAAGATGGTGGATACCTGCGCGGGCGAGTTTCCGTCGGCCACGCCGTACCTGTACAGCACGTACGACGACGAGAGCGAGGCGCCGCCCTCGGGCCGCAGGTCGATAGTGATTCTCGGCAGCGGGCCGAACCGGATCGGCCAGGGCGTCGAGTTCGATTACTGCTGCGTCCGCGCTGCGTTGGCGCTGCGCGAGCAGGGGATCGAGACGATCATGATCAACTCGAATCCCGAGACGGTCTCCACCGACTTCGACATCTCCGACAAGCTGTACTTCGAGCCGCTGACGCTCGAGGACGTGCTCGAGATCGTGGACCGGGAGCAGCCGGAGGGAGTCATCGTGCAGCTCGGCGGTCAGACGCCGCTCAAGCTGACGCGGCCGCTGGAAGCGGCGGGCGTGAAGATACTGGGCACCTCGCCCGATTCGATCGACATCGCCGAGGACCGCCGCCGCTTCGACGCCATCGCGCGGGAGCTCGGCTTGCGGCAGCCGCCGAACGGCACCGCCACGAGCGTGGACGAGGCGGCGGAGATCGCGGGGCGAATCGGCTACCCCGTGCTGGTGCGGCCGTCGTACGTGCTCGGCGGACGCGCGATGGAGATCGTGTACGACGAGCCGTCGCTGCGCGACTACTTCGACCGCGCGGCGCGCGTGTCGGAGGAGCGGCCCGTGCTCATCGATCTGTTTCTCGAGGATGCGTTCGAGGCCGACGTGGACGCGATCAGCGACGGCACGCGCGTCGTCATCGGGGGCATCATGCAGCACATCGAGGACGCCGGAATCCATTCCGGCGATTCGGCGTGCGTGCTGCCGCCGTATCTCATCGGGGAGGCGGACCTCGACACCATGCGCGAGCAAACCGTCGCGCTCGCGCTGGCGCTGGGCGTGGTGGGGCTGATCAACGTGCAGTTCGCGATCCGCGGCGGAGTCGTGTACGTGCTCGAGGTGAACCCGCGCGGCAGCAGGACGATTCCTTTCGTGTCCAAGACCATCGGCGTGCCGCTGGCGTCGATCGCCGCGCGCGCGATGGCGGGCGAGACGCTGGACGAGATCGGGCTGCACGAGGAGATCGTACCCCCGTACGTGTCGGTGAAGGAGGCGGTGTTTCCCTTCGCCAAGTTCCGGGAGTTCGATCCGATCCTCGGACCGGAGATGCGATCGACGGGCGAAGTCATGGGAATTGCGAATTCGTTCGGGGCCGCCTTCGCCAAGGCCCAGCTCGCGGCGGACAACGAGCTGCCCACGGGCGGCTCGATGTTCCTCACCGTGAACGACTCCGACAAGACCGGCGTCACGCCGATCGCGCGGCGCTTTCACGAGATGGGCTTCGAGTTATGGGCCACGGCCGGCACCGCCCGGCACCTGCGCAAGCGCGGCATTCCATGCGGCGACGTCTTCAAGGTTCACGAAGGCAGGCCGCACGCCATCGACCTGATAGTGAATGGGGAGGTGCAGCTGCTGATCAATACTCCGTTCGGCAAGCACGCGCAGCGCGACGACTACACGATCCGGCAGGCCGCGATCGCGCACCACGTGCCGTATACCACCACGTTGTCCGCCGCGAACGCCGCCTGCGACGCGATTCTGTCGCTCCGCTCGCGCGCGCCGGAAGTGAGATCGCTGCAGGAATGGCACGCGCTGATTCCCGCCACGGTGACGGCCTGA
- the rpmB gene encoding 50S ribosomal protein L28, which produces MRPQKIDRSRCYVCDKGVAFGNNVSHANNRTRRVWKPNLQVARILIDGKTQRVKVCTRCMAAGKVKRAPRGAAVA; this is translated from the coding sequence ATGAGACCGCAGAAGATCGACCGCAGCCGCTGCTACGTCTGCGACAAGGGCGTCGCGTTCGGCAACAACGTATCGCACGCCAACAACCGCACGCGCAGGGTCTGGAAGCCCAACCTCCAGGTCGCGCGCATCCTGATCGACGGCAAGACGCAGCGCGTGAAGGTCTGCACCCGCTGCATGGCGGCCGGTAAGGTCAAGCGCGCTCCTCGCGGCGCGGCGGTCGCCTGA
- a CDS encoding DNA-directed RNA polymerase subunit alpha, with amino-acid sequence MPQTVDLRGLVRPQLVEATKREDNPHVAEFRLQPLERGYGHTLGNAMRRMLLSSLRGSGVWGFRIDGVLHEHQTIPGVVEDVHQIIGNLKSLALSLHEDVENAILRITKSGAGAVTATDIEGQGGVRVVNPEHHLFTLQDDRDVNVELYVNKGRGYVEADQHPLERGLPVDLVRVDSIYSPVRRVNFSVAETRVGQRTDYDRLTLTVETNGTITPEEAVSYAAALAQTHFQYFASFGTHTSAPVGGSAEVASGDSARLSELFVTPIDDLELSVRSVNSLKNSNVKTLGDLVRQTESQILQVKNFGKKSLNEIADLLERENLNFGMRYEESTEGVRITDPGTPPNRAAVPVSGDDEEELM; translated from the coding sequence ATGCCCCAGACTGTAGATCTCCGCGGCCTTGTCCGCCCGCAGCTAGTCGAAGCGACCAAGCGCGAAGACAATCCGCATGTAGCTGAATTCCGTCTCCAGCCGCTCGAGCGCGGCTACGGCCACACCCTCGGCAACGCGATGCGGCGCATGCTGCTGTCGTCGCTGCGCGGCTCGGGCGTGTGGGGCTTTCGCATCGACGGCGTGCTGCACGAGCACCAGACGATTCCGGGTGTCGTGGAGGACGTGCACCAGATCATCGGCAACCTGAAGTCGCTGGCGCTGTCGCTGCACGAGGACGTCGAGAACGCGATCCTGCGTATCACGAAGTCCGGTGCCGGCGCCGTCACGGCCACCGACATCGAGGGGCAGGGCGGCGTGCGCGTGGTCAATCCCGAGCACCACCTGTTCACGCTGCAGGACGACCGCGACGTCAACGTCGAGCTGTACGTGAACAAGGGCCGCGGCTACGTCGAGGCCGACCAGCACCCGCTCGAGCGCGGGCTGCCAGTGGATCTCGTCCGCGTCGATTCGATCTACAGCCCCGTGCGGCGCGTGAACTTCTCGGTCGCGGAGACGCGCGTCGGGCAGCGCACCGACTACGACAGGCTGACGCTGACGGTCGAGACCAACGGCACGATCACGCCGGAAGAGGCGGTCAGCTACGCGGCCGCGCTGGCGCAGACGCACTTCCAGTACTTCGCGAGCTTCGGCACGCACACGTCGGCGCCCGTGGGCGGCAGCGCCGAGGTCGCCAGCGGCGACAGCGCGCGTCTTTCTGAGCTGTTCGTGACGCCGATCGACGATCTCGAGCTCAGCGTGCGCTCGGTGAATTCGCTCAAGAACTCGAACGTGAAGACGCTGGGCGACCTGGTCCGCCAGACGGAGAGCCAGATCCTCCAGGTCAAGAATTTCGGCAAGAAGTCGCTCAACGAGATCGCCGATCTGCTCGAGCGCGAGAACCTGAACTTCGGGATGCGGTATGAGGAATCGACCGAGGGTGTGCGCATTACCGATCCAGGCACGCCGCCCAACAGGGCCGCGGTTCCGGTCTCCGGCGACGACGAAGAAGAATTGATGTGA
- the rpsD gene encoding 30S ribosomal protein S4 has translation MRYTGPSCRQCRREGTKLFLKGTKCFTEKCPVERRPTPPGQHGANTARRRKTSEYSKQLREKQKIKRIYGLSEKQFRNTFERVSTLPGITGHNLLSALETRLDNIVYRMGFAASRKAARQLVRHRHVEIGGRRVDVPSYQVAPGQEVTVRMKSREQVSVMAAMDQSSRGAPLSWIAVDKESFSGRVLERPSRASIPIAAQEQLVVELYSK, from the coding sequence ATGCGCTACACGGGACCGAGCTGCCGGCAGTGCCGGCGCGAAGGGACGAAGCTGTTCCTCAAGGGCACCAAGTGCTTCACGGAGAAGTGTCCGGTCGAGCGTCGTCCGACGCCGCCGGGCCAGCACGGCGCCAACACGGCGCGGCGCAGGAAGACCTCCGAGTACTCGAAGCAGCTGCGCGAGAAGCAGAAGATCAAGCGCATCTACGGGCTGAGCGAGAAGCAGTTCCGGAACACGTTCGAGCGGGTCTCAACGCTACCCGGAATCACCGGCCACAACCTGTTGTCGGCGCTGGAGACGCGGCTCGACAACATCGTGTACCGGATGGGCTTCGCCGCGAGCCGCAAGGCCGCGCGGCAGCTGGTCCGCCACCGGCACGTGGAGATCGGAGGCAGGCGGGTGGACGTTCCTAGCTATCAGGTCGCGCCGGGCCAGGAAGTGACCGTGCGGATGAAGTCGCGCGAGCAGGTGTCGGTGATGGCCGCGATGGACCAGTCGTCGCGCGGCGCGCCGCTTTCCTGGATCGCGGTGGACAAGGAGTCGTTCAGCGGCCGGGTGCTGGAGCGTCCGAGCCGGGCGAGTATCCCGATCGCCGCGCAGGAGCAGCTGGTGGTGGAGCTGTACTCCAAGTAA
- the rpsK gene encoding 30S ribosomal protein S11, giving the protein MAIGKKTKRVIEAEGIAYVNATFNNTMITITDSRGNTISWSSSGKAGFKGSKKSTPFAATVAAEAAGREAVALGVRKVHVRVQGPGSGRESAIQALASAGLQVKSIRDVTPIPHNGCRPPKRRRV; this is encoded by the coding sequence ATGGCTATCGGAAAAAAGACGAAGCGGGTGATCGAGGCGGAGGGGATCGCCTACGTCAACGCGACGTTCAACAACACCATGATCACGATCACCGACTCCCGCGGGAACACGATCTCGTGGAGCTCGTCGGGCAAGGCCGGCTTCAAGGGCTCCAAGAAGTCGACGCCGTTCGCGGCTACGGTGGCCGCCGAGGCGGCCGGGAGAGAGGCCGTGGCGCTGGGCGTGCGCAAGGTGCACGTGCGCGTGCAGGGTCCAGGCAGTGGCCGCGAGTCGGCCATCCAGGCACTGGCTTCGGCCGGCCTGCAGGTGAAGTCGATCAGGGACGTGACGCCGATTCCGCACAACGGCTGCCGTCCGCCCAAGCGGCGGAGGGTCTAG
- the rpsM gene encoding 30S ribosomal protein S13 → MARIAGVDLPREKKLEIGLTYIYGIGRQTARKILAETGVDPTQRVRDLNDADTNRLRQLIERDFRVEGALRTEVAMNIKRLMDIGSYRGIRHRRGLPVRGQRTHTNARTKKGPRRAIAGKKKVTK, encoded by the coding sequence ATGGCGCGTATTGCGGGCGTGGATCTGCCACGCGAGAAGAAGCTCGAGATCGGCCTCACCTACATCTATGGCATCGGTCGCCAGACCGCGCGGAAGATTCTCGCCGAGACCGGCGTGGATCCGACCCAGCGCGTCCGCGACCTGAATGACGCCGACACGAACCGGCTCCGCCAGCTCATCGAGCGCGATTTCCGCGTCGAGGGAGCGCTGCGCACCGAAGTCGCGATGAACATCAAGCGGCTCATGGACATCGGCTCGTACCGTGGAATCAGGCATCGCCGGGGACTTCCTGTCCGCGGCCAGAGAACGCACACGAACGCGCGCACCAAGAAGGGTCCGCGTCGCGCCATCGCGGGCAAGAAGAAGGTGACCAAGTAA
- the rpmJ gene encoding 50S ribosomal protein L36, translating into MKVRSSVKPICEHCKVIKRQGVTRIICKRNPKHKQRQG; encoded by the coding sequence GTGAAAGTTCGGAGCAGCGTCAAGCCTATCTGCGAGCACTGCAAGGTGATCAAGCGGCAAGGCGTCACACGCATCATCTGCAAGCGCAACCCGAAGCACAAGCAGCGGCAGGGTTAG